The Phragmites australis chromosome 1, lpPhrAust1.1, whole genome shotgun sequence genomic interval TGGGAACTATTCTGCTGCTGCGCGTAATCTCCAGGAAGATCAGCTAGGAGGAGTGATTTTTGGCTGCAAACACAACACGATCAATGAATGCCTCTCTAAACAGCTGTTTGGTTAGTAAATTCCTTTCCACCTTATAATCTGCAGTACCATTACTACAAACAGATCATCATCACcgtaaaactatataaaactgTCATCCTCACATCAATACCTGTTTTTCTGGAACATTGACTTATACATTGTTAGCATTTTGTCCTACCTCTTGCCTGATTTTAATGGATTGGCTTGCTGCCTTTTGTTCAATAGGTTTGCCGTCAGGCCATATATCATATGTGAAGAATGTTAAACCTGGCATGCCTCTATTTCTGTTCAATTATAGTGACCGAAAAATGCATGGAATTTTCGAGGCTGCATGTGCTGGCCAGCTTAACATGGACCAATTTGCTTGGAGTGATGGTGGTAGAATAAAGACACAATTTCCTGCTCAGGTATCATCAAATGACAATCATTCCATGTATCCAGCACCATACTTTGTATGTATTGTTAATCTGGTTATAGTTTTGTAAATTGACTGACCTGTTTTGTACCGAGTTTTTGTTAAGGTCCGCATCTCTATAAAGACTCGGTGCCTTCCAGTTCCAGAGTCTCAATTCAAAAGTGTGATCAGTAACAATTATCATAAACCTCGGCACTTCTACTTTGAGCTAGACCATGCACAAACAAGAGCTTTAATATCTTTGTTTAAGCCTGCCCCTGTTCATGATGGTCCAAGCAAATGGAGTCCTTCCAGACCTCTGCGATCTCCAACCAAAGCATATATTGTTCATGGTCAAGCAAAGGCTCAGTCCAATACAAAGGATCTCGATCAGTTTGGTGTTTCTTCTGATTCACATTGTATGGCTCCTTATAAGTTGGTTGGTCCAGATGGTGAATATGCTAGTACGAGTAGAACATCAAAGAGCAACCTTTACGAGCATGACAATTTGGATGATGCTGTGACCAAGGAAAGAACGGATTCTGTCAATGGTGACCATCAACATGTCAATCCAGTGCATGAAGAACAGCATGACACAGAGGCTGTTAGGCAGAAATTACAAGAGCTCTTTGTTTTACGACAGGAGACCCTATCCTCGAAGGATGCTGTTTATTCTGCTTCAGATAAACCCATACGTCAAGAAGCACAATTCGATGCCACTCTCCCTACATACCAATCTGATTCCACCTCAAAGGGTTATGCGCCTATTGAGGACCATACATCATTAGGGCAATGCCACGGAAATGTTGAGGTGCCTTTAGCTATTCATTCTATTGCTTACTCTTTGACCTCAATTATTTCCACATTACGCCCCATATTTTCAACTGTATGATTTCTAATGTTTGGTATGGCGATTATGTACTGCTGTCTGAAATGTCTCATTGTCTGTAGCTGCTTCTCATCATCGATGAGTTATCCAAGAGGACCGAAGCAATGGAGAAAAAGCTGGTACTGCTCTTCTTGACAGTTTTAGGTGTAAAAGTCAATAACATCATTATCCGTTGGAGAAGAAAGTGTAAAGGGATGAAGTTACTTTCCTCATTGGCTTCAGCTCTGTATTTGGCATGTCCATGgttatttggattttgaatcTAGCTCAAATTTTCAACGGAAATATGGAATTATATATGATGTGTACCCTGTAGATGCGCTTGGTGTCGAGTTAATTATGTTATTCCTGCATAATATATGTACAATCTCCCTCCTAATCATTCTTTTATGTACCAGGTTGAATCAGATCAAGAAATACTGTTTCTGAGGGAATCAGTAAAGGACACAGGCAGAAGAGTTCAACAACTGGAATACCAGATTGAGAAACTACAATCAAAGTATAATTCTTCAGTGCCACTCCTTGGTAGACCACATGATAAGGTGGAAGGGCCATCAATATTCCTAATAGGTGGCTACAGGGGCAGTACTTGCTTGTCATCGCTCGATTACTTTTGCCCTACAACAGACAGATTAGTGCCCCTATGTCCAATGAGCTCACCTCGTGCATATGCAGCTGTTGCTGCATTGAAGGATCGTATCTATATTTTTGGTGGTGGGGATGGCAGTTCATGGTATCACACAGGTAAACATTCTAACATGATCGAGATCTTTATATAAGTTCCAAGCTGTTGACTGTCTGCATATTCCTTTCATTGAAGTGGAATGCTATAGCAGGGGGGGAAATGAGTGGATAACATGCCCCCGCTTGAAACATGAGAAAGGAAGCCTTGCTGGAGCTACGTTGAATGATAAAATATTTGCTATTGGTGGGGGAGATGGGTCTACATTTTTTTCAGAAGTTGAGATGTTTGATCCAGCACTTGGGAGATGGATAGACAGCTTGTCTATGCGGCAAAATGTATGGTCTCGCACTCCCTATCACATTTAGTTTGTTTGATGTTGAGTAGAATGTTCTAAACTTATCTCCACTGTAATACGATTCTGAGGCTTACCAGTCATTCTGTCTTTTCAGTGTGATATATAATAAGGTTCAGGATCCATAAGATTGAGCATAAACAAAAAGGACATGTTACAAAGAGAAGTTGTTTGAACTCTATAACTAACAGTTTCAAACTATCCTGTGAATTATTCATCTTTTACAAGTACAATGATGCTTTTGCAGTAGTTTCTCATGTATTATATTATTGTTTACTAATCATAACCAGTAAGGACAGTATTCATTCAGTAAATCAATAACAATCAAATGCTTTAGAATATAAATATCTGTTTGAGCATTAGAAGGGTGTATGCTAGACCACTAGTATTACTTGTTCTGATTTGACCTATTCTTTTAGAACTAGCATAGATCATAAATACTATCAAATCCAGGCTACATCAAATTGCAATGCATGTCAACATATTTGCTGGACAGAAATGGATGCCATATCATGGAATTTTCATGGGATTTTGCGGTTTGTAGAATAAGGATATACTCCATTCATATGTCTAGTTTTCCCATAATGGTTTGATCTTAGAAGTAACATTCATGATTTTGTGTGATATGTTGCTCCAGCGATTTACTCCTGCCGCCGCCGAATTAAATGGCGCTCTCTATGTAATTGGTGGTTATGATGGCAACATGTACTTACAGTTATGATCCTTCACTATTCTCTCCATGTTATGATTTTGACTTGGATACCTTTTATACTTGATCATTGAATGAAATGCTTGTAATACACAGATCAGCAGAAAGGTATGATCCAAGGGAAGGTTTCTGGACACTGCTTCCAAGTATGAGGGCAAGAAGAGGATCCCACTCGGTAGCTGTCTTGGGCGAATCCATGTGAGACTCTCCCTCCATCTGTTGGATAGCTGGATGCTGCTACtcccttttattttattttattttaaacgtTTATGACTTCCTTTTATCACGTGTGACCTCCCTGCGACATAAAACTTACATGCTCTGCCTCTATGTAACTGTTTGTGTACACTGAACACGCTAACTTCTGTTTCAGATATGCTATGGGAGGGCACGATGGAAACAGTCTGGCTTCCACTGTAGAAATCTTTGACCCGCGTGCCAGTTCATGGAGGATAGGCAGCCCATTCAGCGTCGCAAGAGGATATGGATGCGCGGTTGCAATGAACGATAATTTGTACCTCATTGGTGGGGTCAACGATGCTGGAGAAACTATCGAAACTGTAAGTCTGTCTGACGTTACTCTTCCATGATTCACCTTTCTTGGACTTTGTTCAAGGCTCGAATTTCTTTTGTTGCTGTTCACAGGTTGAAGTTTACAATGAGAGGCAAGGCTGGAAGATCACTGGTTGCGAGGCGATAGGGAGGAGGGCCTTCGCCTGTGCCATTGTCGTTTGACAGGGGTGCAGATCTCTTATCCAACCAATTTTCTCCGGA includes:
- the LOC133886206 gene encoding uncharacterized protein LOC133886206 isoform X1, whose translation is MGAGRKTETFNPATPTQNQTNAWYGNYSAAARNLQEDQLGGVIFGCKHNTINECLSKQLFGLPSGHISYVKNVKPGMPLFLFNYSDRKMHGIFEAACAGQLNMDQFAWSDGGRIKTQFPAQVRISIKTRCLPVPESQFKSVISNNYHKPRHFYFELDHAQTRALISLFKPAPVHDGPSKWSPSRPLRSPTKAYIVHGQAKAQSNTKDLDQFGVSSDSHCMAPYKLVGPDGEYASTSRTSKSNLYEHDNLDDAVTKERTDSVNGDHQHVNPVHEEQHDTEAVRQKLQELFVLRQETLSSKDAVYSASDKPIRQEAQFDATLPTYQSDSTSKGYAPIEDHTSLGQCHGNVELLLIIDELSKRTEAMEKKLVESDQEILFLRESVKDTGRRVQQLEYQIEKLQSKYNSSVPLLGRPHDKVEGPSIFLIGGYRGSTCLSSLDYFCPTTDRLVPLCPMSSPRAYAAVAALKDRIYIFGGGDGSSWYHTVECYSRGGNEWITCPRLKHEKGSLAGATLNDKIFAIGGGDGSTFFSEVEMFDPALGRWIDSLSMRQNRFTPAAAELNGALYVIGGYDGNMYLQSAERYDPREGFWTLLPSMRARRGSHSVAVLGESIYAMGGHDGNSLASTVEIFDPRASSWRIGSPFSVARGYGCAVAMNDNLYLIGGVNDAGETIETVEVYNERQGWKITGCEAIGRRAFACAIVV
- the LOC133886206 gene encoding uncharacterized protein LOC133886206 isoform X2 — protein: MHGIFEAACAGQLNMDQFAWSDGGRIKTQFPAQVRISIKTRCLPVPESQFKSVISNNYHKPRHFYFELDHAQTRALISLFKPAPVHDGPSKWSPSRPLRSPTKAYIVHGQAKAQSNTKDLDQFGVSSDSHCMAPYKLVGPDGEYASTSRTSKSNLYEHDNLDDAVTKERTDSVNGDHQHVNPVHEEQHDTEAVRQKLQELFVLRQETLSSKDAVYSASDKPIRQEAQFDATLPTYQSDSTSKGYAPIEDHTSLGQCHGNVELLLIIDELSKRTEAMEKKLVESDQEILFLRESVKDTGRRVQQLEYQIEKLQSKYNSSVPLLGRPHDKVEGPSIFLIGGYRGSTCLSSLDYFCPTTDRLVPLCPMSSPRAYAAVAALKDRIYIFGGGDGSSWYHTVECYSRGGNEWITCPRLKHEKGSLAGATLNDKIFAIGGGDGSTFFSEVEMFDPALGRWIDSLSMRQNRFTPAAAELNGALYVIGGYDGNMYLQSAERYDPREGFWTLLPSMRARRGSHSVAVLGESIYAMGGHDGNSLASTVEIFDPRASSWRIGSPFSVARGYGCAVAMNDNLYLIGGVNDAGETIETVEVYNERQGWKITGCEAIGRRAFACAIVV